A single region of the Mycobacterium lentiflavum genome encodes:
- a CDS encoding SDR family NAD(P)-dependent oxidoreductase, which translates to MSINTRLRSLLDTALDRSIVAGYTRVGYQLRSWGWPDDPQPHALKGKTALVTGANRGIGKAIAKGLAELGASVLLTVRDEASGEAARKEIVDADPEADVQVEVCDVADLSAVRAFAADLSARVWELDVLIHNAGVLPPERAETADRHEVTLATHVLGPVLLTECLLPVLRGAENPRVIFMSSGGMYTQSLPTDDPEYVDEPYSGVTAYARTKRMQVALTPILCRHWADDGIHVYAMHPGWADTPGVATSLPGFRALTGPLLRTPEQGADTAIWLAATEPAPPSGGFWHDRRQRPEHYLPLTRHGERERERLWRYCAYSVGIDNA; encoded by the coding sequence ATGAGTATCAACACCCGCCTGCGGTCCCTGCTGGACACCGCTCTGGACCGGTCGATCGTCGCAGGCTATACCCGCGTCGGCTATCAACTGCGCAGCTGGGGATGGCCCGACGACCCGCAGCCGCACGCGCTGAAGGGAAAAACGGCGCTCGTCACCGGTGCGAACCGGGGCATCGGCAAGGCCATTGCGAAAGGTCTGGCGGAGTTGGGCGCGAGCGTGCTGTTGACGGTGCGCGACGAGGCGAGCGGCGAAGCGGCGCGCAAAGAGATCGTCGACGCCGATCCCGAGGCCGACGTGCAGGTGGAGGTGTGCGACGTCGCCGACCTCTCCGCGGTGCGCGCCTTCGCGGCCGACCTGTCCGCCCGGGTGTGGGAATTGGATGTGCTGATCCACAATGCCGGGGTGTTGCCCCCGGAGCGGGCCGAGACCGCCGATCGGCATGAGGTGACCCTGGCCACCCACGTACTGGGGCCGGTGCTGTTGACCGAGTGCTTGCTTCCCGTCCTGCGCGGCGCCGAGAACCCGCGGGTGATCTTCATGTCCTCGGGCGGGATGTACACGCAGTCGCTGCCCACCGACGACCCTGAGTACGTCGACGAGCCGTACAGCGGGGTCACCGCGTACGCGCGGACCAAACGCATGCAGGTGGCGTTGACGCCGATCCTGTGCCGCCACTGGGCCGACGACGGCATCCATGTCTACGCCATGCATCCCGGATGGGCCGATACTCCCGGGGTGGCCACGTCGCTTCCCGGTTTCCGGGCCCTCACCGGCCCGCTGCTGCGCACGCCTGAACAGGGCGCCGACACCGCGATCTGGCTGGCCGCCACCGAACCGGCGCCGCCCAGCGGGGGCTTCTGGCATGACCGGCGGCAACGCCCGGAGCATTACTTGCCGTTGACCAGACACGGCGAGCGTGAGCGGGAACGCCTGTGGCGCTATTGCGCCTATTCGGTCGGCATCGACAACGCGTGA
- a CDS encoding glycosyltransferase family 4 protein, translating to MKILMVSWEYPPVVIGGLGRHVHHLSTALAAAGHDVVVLSRRPTGTDPSTHPSSDEISEGVRVIAAAHDPHEFTFGTDMMAWTLAMGHAMIRAGLTLKKPGVERLWRPDVVHAHDWLVAHPAITLAQYYDVPMVSTIHATEAGRHSGWVSGPISRQVHAVESWLVRESDSLITCSASMSDEITELFGPGLAETTVIRNGIDAARWPFAPRRPRGGPAELLYVGRLEYEKGVHDLIAALPRIRRTNPGTTLTIAGDGTQQDWLVEQARKHRVIKATRFVGHLHHDELLAALHRADAAVFPSHYEPFGLVALEAAAAGAPLVTSNIGGLGEAVINGQTGVSCPPRDVAGLAAAVRTVLDDPDAAQLRARAARERLTSDFDWRTVAGQTAQVYVAAKRGERQQLPRLPITEHALPDR from the coding sequence ATGAAAATCCTGATGGTGTCGTGGGAGTACCCGCCAGTCGTGATCGGCGGGCTGGGGCGCCACGTGCATCACCTGTCGACCGCGCTGGCCGCCGCCGGCCACGACGTGGTGGTGCTGTCTCGCCGTCCCACCGGCACCGACCCCAGCACCCACCCGTCGTCAGACGAGATCAGCGAGGGCGTGCGGGTGATCGCCGCCGCCCACGATCCGCACGAATTCACGTTCGGCACAGACATGATGGCCTGGACCCTGGCGATGGGGCACGCGATGATTCGCGCCGGACTCACGCTTAAGAAACCGGGCGTTGAGCGACTGTGGCGTCCCGACGTCGTGCACGCCCACGATTGGCTGGTTGCCCATCCCGCCATCACACTAGCCCAATACTACGACGTACCAATGGTTTCCACGATCCACGCGACCGAGGCCGGCAGACATTCGGGCTGGGTCTCCGGACCGATCAGCCGTCAGGTGCACGCGGTCGAATCGTGGCTGGTGCGTGAATCTGATTCGCTGATCACATGTTCGGCGTCGATGAGCGACGAGATCACCGAACTGTTCGGTCCAGGCCTGGCCGAAACCACCGTGATCCGCAACGGAATCGACGCGGCCCGTTGGCCGTTCGCGCCGCGGCGCCCCCGCGGCGGGCCCGCCGAACTCCTCTACGTCGGGCGGCTGGAGTACGAGAAGGGGGTGCACGACCTGATCGCCGCGCTGCCGCGGATCAGGCGCACCAACCCGGGCACCACCCTGACCATCGCCGGCGACGGAACCCAGCAGGACTGGCTCGTCGAGCAGGCCCGTAAACACCGGGTAATCAAGGCAACTCGCTTCGTCGGGCACCTGCATCACGACGAACTGTTGGCGGCGCTGCACCGGGCCGACGCCGCGGTGTTCCCCAGCCACTACGAACCGTTCGGGCTCGTCGCCTTGGAGGCAGCCGCGGCCGGCGCTCCGCTGGTGACGTCCAACATCGGCGGCCTCGGCGAAGCGGTGATCAACGGGCAGACCGGGGTGTCGTGCCCGCCGCGCGACGTGGCCGGACTGGCCGCGGCGGTGCGCACCGTGCTCGACGATCCTGACGCTGCGCAGCTGCGCGCCCGCGCCGCCCGCGAGCGGCTCACCTCGGACTTCGATTGGCGCACGGTCGCCGGGCAGACCGCGCAGGTGTATGTGGCGGCCAAGCGCGGGGAGCGTCAGCAGTTGCCAAGGCTGCCGATCACCGAGCACGCGCTGCCCGACCGCTGA
- a CDS encoding 1,4-alpha-glucan branching protein domain-containing protein yields MSNSATPVPGMFTLVLHTHLPWLAHHGRWPVGEEWLYQSWAAAYLPLIKVLRALADEDRHRLITLGVTPVVNAQLDDPYCLDGMHHWLANWRLRAAEAASVRSIPKSKSAGYQSCTPEALREFGIRECAEADQSLEDFATLWQHGGSPLLRSLIDAGTVELLGGPLAHPFQPLLAPRLREFALREGLADAQLRLAHRPGGIWAPECAYAPGLEHDYAGAGITHFMVDGPALHGDTALGRPVGDTNVVAFGRDLQVSYRVWSPKSGYPGHAAYRDFHTYDHLTGLKPARVTGRNVSSDAKAPYDPERADRAVDVHVADFVDVVRNRLASESERIGRPAHVIAAFDTELFGHWWYEGPTWLARVLRALPAAGVRIGTLSDALDGGFVGESVALPPSSWGSGKDWQVWAGEQVADLVQLNTEVVDTALSTVDKALSHATSSLNGSPPRDRVADQILRETLLTVSSDWPFMVSKDSAADYARYRAHLHAHATREIAGALASGRRDTAQRLADGWNRADGLFGALDARRLPR; encoded by the coding sequence GTGAGCAATTCCGCGACCCCGGTACCCGGCATGTTCACGCTGGTGTTGCACACCCATCTGCCGTGGCTGGCCCACCACGGCCGCTGGCCGGTCGGTGAGGAATGGCTCTACCAGTCGTGGGCGGCCGCTTACCTGCCGCTGATCAAGGTGCTGCGCGCGCTGGCGGACGAGGATCGGCACCGGTTGATCACCCTTGGCGTCACCCCGGTCGTCAATGCCCAACTGGACGACCCCTACTGCCTCGACGGCATGCACCACTGGCTGGCGAACTGGCGGCTGCGGGCGGCCGAGGCCGCCAGCGTGCGGTCGATCCCCAAGTCGAAGTCGGCCGGCTACCAATCCTGCACGCCGGAAGCGTTGCGGGAGTTCGGGATTCGCGAATGCGCCGAGGCGGACCAGTCGCTCGAGGACTTCGCCACGCTGTGGCAGCACGGTGGCAGCCCGCTGCTGCGCAGCCTGATCGATGCCGGGACCGTGGAGTTGCTCGGCGGCCCGCTGGCGCACCCCTTCCAGCCGTTGCTCGCCCCGCGGTTGCGGGAATTCGCGCTGCGCGAGGGCCTGGCCGACGCGCAGCTGCGGCTGGCGCATCGCCCCGGCGGCATCTGGGCGCCCGAGTGCGCCTACGCCCCGGGGCTGGAGCACGACTACGCCGGCGCGGGGATCACCCATTTCATGGTCGACGGTCCCGCACTGCACGGTGACACCGCGCTGGGACGCCCCGTCGGCGACACGAATGTCGTGGCGTTCGGGCGCGACCTGCAGGTCAGCTACCGGGTGTGGTCGCCGAAATCCGGCTACCCCGGACATGCCGCGTACCGCGACTTCCACACCTACGACCACCTGACCGGGCTCAAGCCGGCACGGGTCACCGGGCGCAACGTGTCCTCGGACGCCAAGGCGCCGTACGACCCCGAGCGCGCCGACCGCGCGGTCGACGTCCATGTCGCCGACTTCGTCGACGTCGTGCGCAACCGGCTGGCGAGCGAGTCCGAGCGCATCGGGCGCCCGGCTCACGTCATCGCCGCCTTCGACACCGAGCTGTTCGGCCACTGGTGGTACGAGGGCCCGACGTGGCTGGCCCGGGTGCTGCGGGCGTTGCCCGCCGCCGGCGTGCGGATCGGCACGCTCAGCGACGCGCTGGACGGCGGATTCGTCGGCGAGTCGGTGGCGCTGCCGCCCAGTTCGTGGGGCTCGGGCAAGGACTGGCAGGTGTGGGCCGGCGAGCAGGTGGCCGACCTGGTCCAGCTCAACACCGAGGTCGTCGACACCGCGCTGAGCACCGTGGACAAGGCGCTGTCACACGCCACGTCCTCCCTGAACGGCTCGCCGCCGCGCGATCGCGTCGCCGACCAGATCCTGCGCGAGACGCTGCTGACCGTGTCCAGCGACTGGCCGTTCATGGTCAGCAAGGACTCCGCCGCCGACTACGCCCGCTACCGCGCACACCTGCACGCGCACGCCACCCGCGAGATCGCCGGGGCGCTGGCCTCGGGCCGCCGCGACACCGCACAGCGGCTGGCCGACGGGTGGAACCGCGCCGACGGTCTGTTCGGCGCGCTGGATGCCCGAAGGCTGCCCCGATGA
- a CDS encoding class I SAM-dependent methyltransferase, with protein sequence MSTFVPDVPHRSPDGTSPAVSRAVPAVLTLTGERTIPDLDIENYWFRRHQVVYQRLATHCVGRDVLEAGCGEGYGADLIAADARRVVAVDYDAAAVAHVRSRYPRVEVMRANLAELPLPDASMDVVVNFQVIEHLWDQTQFVKECARVLRPSGLLMMSTPNRITFSPGRDTPINPFHTRELNADELTELLVGAGFTDVAVSGLFHGPRLREMDARHGGSIIDAQIALAVAGDEAVPWPPQLAADVAAVTTDDFDLIAAGDRDTHPIEDSLDLIAIAVRP encoded by the coding sequence ATGAGCACATTCGTCCCCGACGTTCCCCACCGCAGCCCCGACGGCACGTCACCGGCGGTCTCCCGGGCAGTCCCAGCGGTGTTGACGCTGACGGGCGAGCGCACGATCCCCGACCTGGACATCGAGAACTACTGGTTCCGCCGCCACCAAGTGGTGTACCAGCGACTGGCAACCCACTGTGTGGGCCGTGATGTGCTCGAGGCCGGATGTGGCGAAGGTTACGGCGCCGATTTGATCGCCGCGGACGCCCGGCGGGTGGTCGCGGTGGATTACGACGCGGCGGCGGTGGCCCATGTCCGCAGCCGCTACCCGAGAGTGGAAGTCATGCGGGCCAACCTGGCCGAGCTGCCGCTGCCGGACGCCTCGATGGACGTCGTGGTGAACTTCCAGGTCATCGAGCACCTGTGGGATCAGACCCAATTCGTCAAGGAATGCGCGCGGGTACTGCGTCCTTCGGGGCTGCTGATGATGTCCACGCCCAACCGCATCACCTTCTCTCCTGGCCGCGACACCCCGATCAACCCGTTTCACACCCGGGAATTGAACGCCGACGAGCTGACCGAGCTGCTGGTGGGCGCCGGTTTCACCGACGTCGCCGTCAGTGGCCTGTTCCACGGCCCGCGCCTGCGTGAAATGGATGCCCGCCACGGCGGTTCGATCATCGACGCGCAGATCGCACTGGCGGTGGCCGGCGACGAGGCAGTGCCGTGGCCGCCGCAGCTGGCCGCGGACGTCGCCGCGGTCACGACCGACGACTTCGACCTGATCGCGGCCGGCGATCGCGACACGCATCCTATTGAGGACAGCCTGGATCTGATCGCGATCGCGGTGCGGCCGTGA